From the Acidovorax carolinensis genome, one window contains:
- the fliE gene encoding flagellar hook-basal body complex protein FliE yields MNVTTNSLDALLPFNPVGKLVSKASTVQDGGFLDAMKQALATTSQLQSESGRLSREVTLDNPTVSLEETMLAGVKSNIAFQATLQSRNRIVQAYTDVMNMQV; encoded by the coding sequence ATGAACGTCACCACAAACTCGCTTGACGCACTACTGCCATTCAATCCGGTGGGCAAGTTGGTGTCCAAAGCATCCACAGTTCAAGACGGTGGATTTTTGGACGCGATGAAGCAAGCGTTAGCGACCACGAGCCAATTGCAAAGTGAATCTGGGCGCCTGAGCCGCGAGGTCACCTTAGACAACCCCACTGTCAGTCTTGAAGAAACGATGCTTGCAGGAGTCAAGTCGAACATTGCATTTCAGGCCACGCTGCAGAGCCGAAACCGAATTGTTCAGGCTTACACCGATGTAATGAACATGCAGGTCTGA
- a CDS encoding MerR family transcriptional regulator, with protein sequence MQLIECAREAGVTPDTLRHYLRVGLLVPDGRGANGYRAFSERSVARVRFIRNALALGFTLKDAAEFVEMSQRGTSPCPRARALLSERLDEQARRLKEATELHLRMQQADRDWTRLPDGVPDGHSVCSLIEGAAADVQRKSVRAKSSRVRA encoded by the coding sequence ATGCAACTCATTGAATGCGCCCGGGAGGCAGGTGTGACCCCAGACACGCTGCGCCATTACCTGCGGGTTGGCCTCCTGGTGCCGGATGGTCGCGGCGCGAACGGCTATCGCGCGTTCTCCGAGCGCAGCGTGGCGCGGGTGCGGTTCATCCGCAACGCATTGGCGCTCGGCTTCACGCTCAAGGACGCCGCGGAGTTCGTTGAGATGAGTCAACGCGGAACATCTCCTTGTCCGCGCGCTCGGGCGCTGCTGAGCGAGCGGCTTGACGAACAGGCTCGACGACTGAAGGAAGCGACGGAGCTGCATCTGCGCATGCAGCAGGCAGACCGCGACTGGACGCGACTCCCTGACGGAGTACCGGATGGCCATTCCGTCTGCAGTCTGATCGAAGGAGCGGCAGCGGACGTTCAGCGCAAATCTGTGCGAGCGAAGTCTAGTCGTGTACGCGCATGA
- a CDS encoding acetate/propionate family kinase, which produces MHILAINAGSATLKFGVFDPASATTVIESTIDHPAVDVAAFDEIEQRVRRSGVTSLDAIGHRVAHGGPFLREAAFVDAKVEHEIDQAAALAPQHNPVALAGIRIARERWPGVRHVAVFDTAFHAGMPEHASCYAVPQSWRAVGVRRFGFHGLSHQSVLAAVSSALMRPPSELRIVSCHIGNGASVCAIDRGRSVDTSMGMTALEGLVMGTRSGDLDPGVPGYVARTLGLSLVQIEAALYSDSGLKALSGVGSDLREIESRARDGHAAAQMALQVHAYRVRKYIGAYAAAMGGCDAVAFTGGAGENSPTLRCRILDGLEFLGLHLDEERNLAFSPASEVAQLQASRSSVAVLAVRAREQWVIAHETARLLNGSVSAEHEIDE; this is translated from the coding sequence ATGCACATCCTAGCCATCAACGCCGGCAGTGCGACCCTCAAGTTCGGGGTTTTCGACCCGGCATCGGCCACGACTGTGATCGAGTCGACGATCGACCATCCCGCAGTTGATGTCGCGGCGTTTGACGAGATCGAGCAGCGAGTACGAAGGTCCGGCGTGACGTCGCTCGATGCCATCGGCCACCGTGTCGCACACGGTGGCCCCTTCTTGCGCGAGGCGGCTTTCGTGGACGCGAAAGTCGAGCACGAGATCGACCAGGCTGCTGCGCTGGCGCCGCAGCACAACCCCGTTGCACTGGCCGGCATCCGCATCGCGCGCGAGCGTTGGCCAGGCGTGCGCCACGTGGCGGTCTTCGACACCGCTTTTCATGCCGGCATGCCAGAACACGCCTCATGCTATGCCGTTCCGCAGTCATGGCGCGCAGTTGGGGTGCGGCGATTCGGGTTTCATGGCCTGTCGCACCAGAGCGTACTGGCGGCTGTCAGTTCCGCGTTGATGCGGCCTCCATCCGAACTGCGCATCGTGAGCTGCCACATCGGCAATGGGGCAAGTGTCTGCGCGATCGACCGTGGCCGCTCTGTCGACACCTCGATGGGGATGACGGCCCTGGAAGGTCTGGTGATGGGCACACGCAGCGGGGACCTCGACCCCGGCGTGCCAGGCTATGTCGCGCGTACCCTGGGCTTGTCACTGGTGCAAATCGAAGCGGCGCTTTACAGCGACAGTGGACTGAAGGCGTTGTCGGGTGTGGGCTCGGACCTGCGCGAGATCGAGAGTCGCGCGCGGGATGGTCATGCTGCTGCCCAAATGGCGTTGCAGGTCCATGCCTACCGCGTGCGCAAGTACATCGGTGCCTACGCCGCGGCGATGGGCGGCTGCGATGCGGTGGCTTTCACTGGCGGAGCAGGGGAAAACTCCCCGACGCTGCGTTGCCGCATTCTGGACGGCTTGGAATTCCTTGGCCTGCATCTGGACGAGGAGCGCAATCTCGCCTTCAGTCCGGCATCCGAAGTCGCCCAGCTTCAGGCGTCAAGGTCCTCGGTCGCGGTGCTGGCCGTGCGTGCGCGCGAACAGTGGGTGATCGCGCACGAGACTGCCAGGTTGTTGAATGGTTCGGTAAGTGCCGAACACGAAATCGATGAATAG